The Paenibacillus macerans genome includes a window with the following:
- a CDS encoding metal-dependent hydrolase: protein MKITYLGHSCIHLDTGKHQIIIDPFLTGNPLAGAAADEIKADYVLLTHGHSDHISDADSISRRNHAPIVAIVELANYFAHAGLQTIGMNLGGSIQLPFGKLKWVPALHSTSVTREDGVSLYFGVAAGIVLELGDLTLYHAGDTALFSDMKLIGSRRPIDLAFLPIGDHFTMGPEDALVAAEWVNAKHVVPVHYNTFELIRQDGERFVSELQKIGIQGHFLKPTQTLNTETWN from the coding sequence ATGAAAATCACATACTTGGGGCACTCCTGCATCCATTTGGATACGGGAAAACATCAAATCATCATCGATCCTTTTCTGACCGGCAACCCGCTGGCGGGAGCGGCGGCCGATGAGATCAAAGCGGATTACGTCCTGCTGACCCACGGGCACTCCGACCATATCAGCGATGCGGACAGCATTTCAAGACGCAACCATGCCCCCATCGTCGCGATCGTCGAGCTGGCGAACTATTTCGCCCATGCCGGGCTGCAGACGATCGGGATGAACCTGGGCGGCTCCATCCAATTGCCGTTCGGCAAACTGAAATGGGTGCCGGCGCTGCACAGCACGTCGGTGACTCGGGAGGACGGCGTCAGCCTTTATTTTGGCGTCGCCGCGGGCATCGTGTTGGAGCTGGGCGATCTGACCTTGTATCATGCGGGGGACACGGCTTTGTTCAGCGACATGAAGCTGATCGGCAGCCGCCGGCCAATCGATCTGGCGTTTCTGCCGATCGGCGATCATTTCACGATGGGACCGGAGGACGCGCTGGTCGCGGCCGAGTGGGTCAATGCCAAACATGTCGTCCCGGTACACTACAATACCTTCGAGCTGATCCGCCAGGATGGGGAACGTTTTGTTTCCGAATTGCAGAAAATCGGCATTCAAGGCCACTTCTTAAAGCCGACACAAACCCTGAATACCGAGACATGGAATTAA